A window of the Cytophagaceae bacterium genome harbors these coding sequences:
- a CDS encoding LysM peptidoglycan-binding domain-containing protein, whose product MEFEDRNPKPEHPNSTTPTAVLAILIVLVCVLLYVGWQMMSDESNSSSELAAEEMVVPKTTDSVVVDEDDMKDQKTEVSSPEVAKTEEKTSETVVSDAKVEEKKEEKISEPVAIKSETGKYTVKSGETFFGIANKFNVSASTMKKLNPGVDPEGIKVGVTKLTVPVQAVHTVGPGDILRVVASKYGISVEQLMAANGKTKNFSERGEKLLIPKKEKE is encoded by the coding sequence ATGGAATTTGAAGACAGAAACCCCAAACCCGAGCATCCAAATAGCACCACCCCTACTGCTGTTTTGGCTATTTTGATTGTTTTAGTATGTGTTTTGCTTTATGTTGGCTGGCAGATGATGTCAGATGAGTCCAATTCAAGCTCTGAACTTGCCGCCGAAGAAATGGTAGTACCAAAAACTACTGATTCAGTAGTAGTAGATGAAGACGATATGAAAGATCAAAAAACTGAAGTCTCATCGCCTGAAGTAGCGAAAACTGAAGAAAAAACTTCCGAAACGGTCGTCTCTGATGCAAAAGTTGAAGAGAAAAAGGAAGAAAAAATTTCAGAACCTGTTGCCATTAAAAGCGAAACTGGTAAATATACCGTAAAATCAGGAGAGACTTTTTTTGGTATAGCCAATAAGTTTAATGTGAGTGCAAGTACTATGAAAAAACTGAATCCTGGTGTTGATCCTGAAGGAATTAAGGTAGGAGTTACAAAATTAACCGTACCCGTTCAGGCTGTTCATACTGTAGGACCGGGAGATATTTTAAGAGTTGTTGCCAGTAAATATGGAATTTCAGTAGAACAATTGATGGCTGCGAACGGAAAAACTAAAAATTTCTCTGAAAGAGGAGAAAAATTGCTGATTCCCAAAAAGGAAAAAGAATAA
- the fabG gene encoding 3-oxoacyl-[acyl-carrier-protein] reductase yields the protein MNVNNKCVLVTGASRGIGKAIATEFAKNGARVAFTYLSSIEKGQALEQELGQFGNFCKGYRSDASDYVSAENLISQVVEDFGGVDVVINNAGITRDTLLMRMSEEQWDEVMRINLKSVFNLTKAATKPMMRAKSGSIINITSVVGLMGNAGQANYSASKAGMIGFTKSIAKELGSRNIRCNAIAPGFIETEMTGELNEEQLKEWTKSIPLKRAGQGQDIANACLFLASDASSYITGQVIVVDGGMLM from the coding sequence ATGAACGTGAATAATAAATGTGTTTTGGTAACAGGAGCATCAAGAGGAATTGGAAAAGCGATTGCCACCGAATTTGCAAAAAATGGAGCCAGAGTAGCATTTACATACCTTTCATCAATTGAGAAAGGGCAGGCCTTGGAACAGGAGCTTGGACAATTTGGTAATTTTTGTAAAGGTTACAGATCTGACGCTTCTGATTATGTTTCAGCTGAAAATCTTATTAGTCAAGTTGTTGAGGACTTTGGTGGTGTGGATGTTGTGATAAACAACGCCGGAATTACCCGAGATACATTGTTGATGCGTATGTCAGAAGAACAATGGGATGAGGTGATGAGAATCAACCTGAAATCGGTTTTTAACCTTACCAAAGCCGCCACCAAGCCGATGATGAGAGCAAAAAGTGGCTCAATTATTAATATTACATCCGTGGTTGGCCTTATGGGAAATGCCGGTCAGGCCAATTATTCTGCATCAAAAGCCGGAATGATCGGGTTTACCAAGTCAATTGCCAAAGAATTAGGTTCAAGAAATATCCGTTGCAATGCTATTGCCCCCGGTTTTATAGAAACTGAAATGACAGGTGAACTCAACGAGGAGCAATTGAAAGAGTGGACTAAATCTATACCTCTAAAACGAGCCGGCCAAGGTCAGGACATTGCAAATGCCTGCTTGTTTTTAGCCTCTGATGCCTCATCTTATATCACCGGCCAAGTGATTGTAGTGGATGGTGGTATGTTAATGTAA
- the purE gene encoding 5-(carboxyamino)imidazole ribonucleotide mutase, protein MVGIIMGSSSDMKVMQGAVEIFEKFEVPYEIEVVSAHRTPERMIDYAKSAVERGLKVIIAGAGGAAHLPGMVASATILPVIGVPVKSSNSIDGWDSILSILQMPNGVPVATVALNASTNAGLLAVQILGIENKELKDKLLGYKEELKEKVKLMNIEIKNK, encoded by the coding sequence ATGGTAGGAATAATAATGGGTAGCAGTTCTGATATGAAAGTCATGCAGGGTGCTGTAGAAATATTTGAAAAATTTGAAGTTCCTTACGAAATTGAAGTCGTATCGGCACACAGGACACCCGAGAGGATGATAGATTATGCCAAATCAGCGGTTGAAAGAGGTTTAAAAGTCATAATTGCAGGTGCGGGTGGTGCCGCACATTTGCCTGGAATGGTTGCTTCAGCTACGATTTTGCCGGTAATTGGAGTGCCTGTAAAATCAAGTAACTCTATTGATGGATGGGATTCAATATTATCTATTTTGCAAATGCCCAATGGAGTACCCGTGGCCACAGTTGCACTAAACGCATCTACAAATGCAGGATTATTGGCAGTTCAGATACTCGGAATTGAGAACAAGGAATTGAAAGACAAACTTTTGGGTTACAAAGAAGAATTAAAAGAGAAAGTGAAATTAATGAACATTGAAATAAAAAATAAGTAA
- a CDS encoding PD-(D/E)XK nuclease family protein codes for MDSFLKIAAKDIFQQNQLESLRDIQVILPSRRAVYYFKKELSNFSDKPFFLPKIWAIDDFLIEKSGLKLIDNVSLYLRAFQIWKRIDADQSIETFLQWIPTLLKDFENIDFSLVEQPHQLFKYMSEAQAIERWGLSDDFQFSANTMTYFSFFDKVAFLYEELQKDLIKNNECSRGQAYRMVSLQKNELFGTNCGFHYFIGLNALSKAEEEIIQHLVKNQKAFCIWDTDTYYMNSGQKAGKKLLQYKKTGQYGTWNYEFDYLTNSAKNIRVFEVPNESAQIKLLNNIVLETGEQNHVLAVLDEAQFEPLILNLPQKSLKLNVSIGIPLSHSKVSGLIKLLIVNYIDFQKNKKIHRNSLMRFFELDIFKELLGKNYIQIEKIINKSSKFYFEKSDFNQEDSKLFSQLFEQGNTRVLIEILREWAESLIEILREQTLEITFCNVLISKLSLVLDQLVTGFDISVKAFEVLITEMLKNEKLPFEGDQNTPLQIMSLLETRCLDFENVTLMSFNEGFLPSNTRSNSFISDDAAYYFNLPLYTDQDSIMAYHFLRLLQRAKNINFVYLTGASNEMTIKEKSRFISQIENQLVPKNPKINIFYPRIVFENENIESAEKQNIVIKKNEFILKNIKKYLEYNGLSPTTLNNYIECPLRFYWLNVEKLKPENEISETIMVDTFGVILHAALELIDKDKGLKSKEELEFNRINIPAVIEKVFTELKVKVDNQQGINYLLKNVAEKLLDQYFEMRIANFQNPYEIIDNEIFLEYSRLIGDSRVKFKGTIDKIEKHGNTLELIDFKSGEVDFSKTGNKTIEEIFSENKLGKQRQLYFYIYLVFKNISIISVLKNNQSDLNLKARIYSFRNLTKDLSLEQIELKDLQFVKTIDETLEKIVLEILNPEVEIVQTEEKKNCQYCDFRNICKRE; via the coding sequence ATGGATTCTTTTTTAAAAATTGCCGCCAAAGATATTTTTCAACAAAATCAACTCGAATCACTTCGTGACATTCAGGTGATTTTACCCAGTAGGAGGGCAGTTTATTATTTCAAAAAGGAACTTTCCAATTTCTCAGATAAACCCTTTTTTTTACCCAAAATCTGGGCAATTGATGATTTTCTGATAGAAAAATCAGGATTGAAATTGATTGATAATGTGAGTTTGTATCTTCGGGCTTTCCAAATTTGGAAAAGAATTGATGCCGATCAATCTATCGAAACTTTCTTGCAATGGATTCCTACGCTCTTAAAAGATTTTGAAAATATAGATTTCTCCTTGGTAGAGCAACCTCATCAACTTTTTAAGTATATGAGTGAGGCCCAGGCCATTGAAAGATGGGGATTGTCAGATGATTTCCAGTTTTCTGCCAACACGATGACTTATTTCAGTTTTTTTGACAAAGTCGCTTTTCTTTATGAAGAACTTCAAAAAGACCTTATAAAAAACAATGAATGCAGCCGAGGACAAGCCTATCGCATGGTATCTCTGCAAAAAAATGAGTTGTTTGGTACAAACTGCGGATTTCATTATTTCATTGGTTTAAATGCATTAAGTAAAGCTGAAGAAGAGATTATTCAACATCTGGTAAAGAATCAAAAAGCTTTTTGTATTTGGGATACAGATACATATTATATGAATTCTGGCCAAAAAGCAGGCAAAAAGCTCCTTCAATACAAAAAAACTGGCCAATATGGAACCTGGAATTATGAATTTGACTATTTGACTAATTCAGCAAAAAATATCAGGGTTTTTGAAGTTCCCAATGAATCAGCTCAAATTAAATTGCTGAATAATATTGTTTTAGAAACCGGGGAACAGAATCACGTACTTGCAGTTCTAGACGAGGCTCAATTTGAACCACTAATACTAAATCTTCCTCAAAAATCTTTGAAATTGAATGTATCTATCGGTATTCCGCTTTCTCATAGCAAGGTTTCTGGATTGATTAAATTATTGATAGTTAATTATATAGATTTTCAAAAAAATAAAAAAATTCATAGAAATTCATTAATGCGTTTTTTTGAACTTGATATTTTTAAAGAATTATTAGGCAAAAATTATATTCAAATTGAGAAAATAATTAATAAAAGCTCAAAATTCTATTTTGAAAAATCAGATTTCAATCAAGAAGATTCTAAATTATTCAGCCAATTGTTTGAACAGGGTAACACCCGGGTTTTGATTGAAATTCTGAGAGAATGGGCTGAATCATTGATTGAAATATTAAGGGAACAGACACTTGAAATAACTTTTTGCAATGTTCTGATTTCCAAGCTTTCATTAGTTCTGGATCAATTGGTTACCGGTTTTGATATTTCGGTCAAGGCTTTTGAGGTATTGATTACAGAAATGCTAAAGAATGAAAAACTACCATTTGAAGGTGACCAAAACACTCCTTTACAAATAATGAGCTTATTGGAGACCCGGTGTTTAGATTTTGAAAATGTAACTTTGATGTCGTTTAATGAAGGTTTTTTGCCTTCCAATACTCGTTCTAATAGCTTTATTTCCGATGATGCCGCATATTATTTCAATTTGCCACTGTACACCGATCAGGATTCTATCATGGCATATCATTTTTTAAGATTACTTCAAAGGGCAAAAAATATAAATTTTGTTTATTTGACAGGAGCAAGTAATGAAATGACCATAAAAGAAAAAAGCCGTTTTATTAGCCAGATAGAAAATCAATTGGTTCCCAAAAATCCTAAAATCAATATTTTCTATCCAAGGATTGTTTTTGAAAATGAAAATATAGAAAGTGCTGAAAAACAAAATATTGTAATTAAGAAAAACGAGTTTATCTTAAAAAATATAAAGAAATATCTTGAATATAACGGCTTGAGTCCAACAACACTTAACAATTACATTGAATGCCCTTTACGATTTTATTGGCTCAATGTTGAAAAATTAAAACCTGAAAACGAAATCTCTGAAACCATCATGGTAGATACATTCGGAGTAATATTACATGCTGCACTCGAGCTGATCGACAAAGACAAAGGTTTAAAATCCAAAGAAGAATTAGAATTTAACCGGATAAATATTCCTGCTGTTATTGAAAAAGTTTTTACTGAATTAAAAGTAAAGGTGGATAATCAGCAGGGTATAAATTATTTATTAAAAAACGTTGCAGAAAAACTTCTCGACCAATATTTTGAAATGCGAATTGCCAATTTTCAAAATCCTTATGAAATCATAGATAATGAAATATTTTTGGAATATAGCAGGTTGATAGGGGATTCCCGGGTAAAGTTTAAGGGAACAATTGACAAAATCGAAAAACATGGTAACACACTGGAATTAATCGATTTTAAATCAGGGGAAGTAGATTTTTCTAAAACTGGAAATAAAACTATTGAGGAGATATTTTCAGAAAATAAACTTGGTAAACAAAGGCAATTATATTTTTATATTTATCTGGTTTTCAAAAATATAAGTATTATTTCGGTACTGAAAAATAATCAATCCGATCTTAATTTAAAAGCTAGAATTTACTCTTTCAGAAACTTAACAAAGGATTTATCGCTTGAACAAATCGAATTAAAAGACCTGCAATTTGTAAAAACAATAGATGAAACACTGGAAAAAATAGTATTGGAAATTTTAAATCCAGAGGTAGAGATTGTTCAAACTGAAGAGAAAAAGAATTGTCAGTATTGCGACTTCAGAAATATTTGTAAAAGAGAATAA
- a CDS encoding deoxyribodipyrimidine photo-lyase, whose translation MKKEIAIFWFRRDLRLEDNAGLYHALKSGLEVLPLFIFDQNILQKLNNKYDKRVDFIYQTIFSLKKELEKLGTTLLVKSGFPSDIWKEIFKEYNVKEIYTNHDYEKYALERDEAIKNISNQSGIAFYSFKDQCIFEKKEILSGSNEPYTVFTPYSKKWKATLTEFYVKPYPIEKYVNLFLKIDPFPMLSIEEIGFEKTNIQFQNPELNTKIIANYHKNRDIPSISGTSKLSMHLRFGTISIRKCVQFALKYNETWLNELIWRDFYMNILANFPQINQGLSFKLKYDLINWRNNSEEFEAWCNGRTGFPIVDAGMRELNATGFMHNRVRMIVGSFLCKDLLIDWRWGETYFSEKLLDFDFAANNGGWQWASGSGCDAAPYFRVFNPSEQTKKFDPQLEYIKRWVPEFQDFSYPKPIVNHDFARKRALEVYKEALSVL comes from the coding sequence ATGAAAAAAGAAATCGCAATTTTTTGGTTTAGAAGAGATTTAAGATTGGAAGATAACGCCGGTTTGTATCATGCTCTAAAATCTGGTTTGGAAGTACTTCCTTTATTTATTTTTGATCAAAATATCTTACAAAAGCTTAATAATAAATACGATAAAAGAGTTGATTTTATATATCAGACAATATTTTCTTTAAAAAAAGAGCTTGAAAAGTTGGGCACAACTTTGCTGGTAAAGTCAGGTTTTCCTTCAGACATTTGGAAAGAGATTTTTAAAGAATACAATGTCAAAGAAATTTATACCAATCATGATTACGAAAAATATGCTCTGGAAAGGGATGAGGCAATTAAAAATATAAGTAATCAATCAGGAATTGCCTTTTATTCTTTTAAGGATCAGTGTATTTTCGAGAAAAAAGAGATACTTTCCGGTTCAAATGAGCCATATACGGTTTTTACACCTTATTCGAAAAAATGGAAAGCAACTTTGACTGAATTTTATGTAAAGCCTTATCCTATAGAGAAATACGTCAATTTATTTTTAAAAATAGATCCATTTCCAATGCTTTCAATTGAGGAAATTGGATTTGAAAAAACAAATATCCAGTTTCAAAACCCGGAATTAAATACCAAAATTATAGCCAACTACCATAAAAACAGAGACATACCCTCAATATCTGGAACCTCAAAACTCAGTATGCATTTAAGATTTGGGACAATAAGTATAAGAAAATGCGTACAGTTTGCTTTGAAATACAATGAGACATGGTTAAATGAATTGATTTGGAGGGATTTTTATATGAATATCCTGGCCAATTTTCCCCAGATTAATCAAGGATTGAGTTTTAAACTTAAATACGACTTGATAAATTGGCGTAATAATTCTGAAGAATTTGAAGCCTGGTGTAATGGCAGAACGGGTTTTCCAATTGTGGATGCGGGAATGAGGGAGCTCAATGCGACTGGTTTTATGCACAACCGTGTAAGGATGATCGTGGGGTCCTTCTTATGCAAAGATTTGCTTATTGATTGGCGGTGGGGTGAAACTTATTTTTCTGAAAAACTCCTGGATTTTGATTTTGCCGCCAATAATGGAGGTTGGCAGTGGGCCTCAGGTAGTGGGTGTGATGCCGCTCCCTATTTCAGGGTTTTCAATCCTTCAGAACAAACCAAAAAATTTGACCCACAGTTGGAATATATTAAGAGATGGGTACCGGAATTTCAGGATTTCTCCTATCCAAAACCTATTGTGAACCATGATTTTGCCAGAAAAAGGGCTTTGGAAGTTTATAAAGAAGCACTAAGCGTATTATAA
- the rsmI gene encoding 16S rRNA (cytidine(1402)-2'-O)-methyltransferase, translated as MPLILVPTPIGNLKDMTIRALENLKEADLILAEDTRTSGILLKHFEISRPLQSYHIFNEHKTVDKIITELKKDKKIVLISDAGTPGISDPGFLIVRECIQNQIEVICLPGATALIPALVISGLPTDSFVFEGFLPVKKGRQTKLTELKTEPRTMVFYESPHRLVKTLENFIEYFGENRRVSVSREISKLHEETLRGTLSEILTIFANRTIKGEIVIVLEGNNSKKKDYERE; from the coding sequence ATGCCTCTTATTTTAGTGCCTACGCCTATCGGTAATCTTAAAGATATGACTATCAGGGCTTTAGAAAATCTTAAAGAAGCAGATTTAATTCTCGCTGAAGATACCCGCACTTCAGGTATTTTATTAAAGCATTTTGAAATTTCCAGGCCTCTTCAAAGCTATCATATCTTTAACGAACACAAAACCGTTGACAAAATAATTACTGAGTTAAAAAAGGACAAAAAGATAGTACTTATTTCGGATGCGGGCACGCCTGGAATTTCCGACCCGGGTTTTTTGATCGTGAGGGAATGTATCCAAAATCAAATTGAGGTTATTTGCTTGCCAGGTGCCACTGCTCTTATTCCGGCTTTGGTAATTTCTGGTTTACCAACCGATAGTTTTGTATTTGAAGGTTTTTTGCCCGTAAAAAAAGGTCGGCAAACCAAACTTACAGAGCTAAAAACGGAACCCAGGACCATGGTTTTTTACGAATCACCACACCGATTGGTCAAAACTTTAGAAAATTTCATAGAGTATTTTGGAGAAAACCGGCGGGTTTCAGTTTCTAGGGAGATTTCAAAATTACATGAGGAAACTTTGAGAGGCACTTTGTCAGAAATTCTTACTATTTTTGCGAATCGTACAATTAAAGGCGAAATTGTAATTGTTTTAGAAGGTAATAATTCAAAAAAGAAAGATTATGAACGTGAATAA
- a CDS encoding 5-(carboxyamino)imidazole ribonucleotide synthase, protein MGFKNNTKIGILGGGQLGKMLIQAALDFDLDVSVLENDAHCPCAGITRNFVLGDIMDFDTVYNFGKTLDVITIEIENVNIEALKKLEAEGKMVYPQPAIVETIKDKTIQKQFFADHNIPTSDFFLIENKEDAKNKIQSFPVVNKIGVGGYDGRGVQIIRDSGDIEKVFNANGIIEQLIDFEKELAVIVARNPSGSIVAFPVVEMVFHPEANLVEYLFSPANISTDVEEKAKSIAKTVAEKFGIVGLLAVEMFLTKDGQILVNEVAPRPHNSGHHTQKANLISQFDMHWRAILDLPLVDLKPVSTAAMVNILGEPGYEGAVNIEGMDQILGIEGVFPFFYGKKTTKPFRKMGHVTILDSNFDNLIEKVNFVKDNLKVISK, encoded by the coding sequence ATGGGTTTTAAAAACAATACTAAAATCGGAATTTTAGGGGGCGGTCAATTGGGCAAAATGCTTATTCAGGCTGCCCTTGATTTTGATTTGGATGTTTCGGTGCTTGAAAATGACGCTCATTGCCCTTGTGCGGGGATTACCAGAAATTTTGTTTTGGGAGATATAATGGACTTTGACACAGTCTATAATTTCGGAAAAACTTTAGATGTAATTACTATCGAAATTGAAAATGTCAATATTGAAGCACTAAAAAAACTGGAGGCTGAAGGCAAAATGGTCTATCCACAACCTGCAATAGTGGAAACAATAAAAGACAAAACCATACAAAAGCAGTTTTTTGCAGACCACAATATTCCAACATCGGATTTTTTTCTTATTGAAAATAAGGAAGATGCAAAAAATAAAATCCAAAGTTTTCCGGTAGTTAATAAAATTGGAGTAGGTGGCTATGATGGTCGGGGTGTGCAAATCATCAGAGATAGTGGAGATATTGAGAAGGTTTTTAATGCCAATGGAATCATTGAACAATTAATTGATTTTGAAAAAGAACTTGCTGTGATTGTCGCACGTAATCCTTCAGGCTCAATTGTGGCTTTTCCTGTTGTAGAAATGGTATTTCACCCTGAAGCCAACCTTGTTGAATATTTATTTTCCCCTGCAAATATTAGCACTGATGTTGAGGAAAAAGCCAAAAGCATTGCTAAAACTGTAGCTGAAAAATTTGGAATAGTTGGCTTACTTGCTGTTGAAATGTTTTTAACTAAAGATGGGCAAATTTTGGTCAATGAAGTGGCTCCACGACCACATAACAGTGGGCATCACACTCAAAAAGCCAATCTGATTTCTCAGTTTGATATGCATTGGAGGGCAATTCTTGATTTACCATTGGTAGATTTAAAACCAGTTTCAACTGCGGCAATGGTAAATATCCTGGGAGAGCCCGGCTACGAGGGGGCTGTAAATATTGAAGGAATGGACCAAATACTGGGCATCGAAGGTGTATTTCCGTTTTTTTACGGCAAAAAGACCACAAAACCATTTAGAAAAATGGGTCATGTAACAATTTTAGACTCAAATTTTGATAATTTGATTGAAAAGGTGAATTTTGTAAAAGATAATTTAAAAGTAATTTCCAAATAA
- a CDS encoding VWA domain-containing protein → MKPELILQSPLWYVLICVFVAIVFAIFTYIKEKNYKASPKYLLAATRGLITFILCFLLLGPLVKYVSQLIIKPKVLILVDNSRSMNALGIKAFLELKNGLTALSDYLQENEFDYEVKTLKSDEVFKDFEKIKFELNTTNLSETFSDIKNNYEGQNISDVILVSDGIINQGVFPSFQKYPFNVHTIGYGDTTSVKDLSINGISANKIAYLGNKFLVNVDINSTLLKGKSTIVNIKNGQGKILQSKNIIISQTDDFQTISFELQAEKEGKQRYIVEAKALEGEYSLKNNVKDFLIDVVNGKEKILLVAYAPHPDIKAIKSIVEKNDLFELKVVIAQNVTANQIPKESFDLLILHQLPDMYGSNIQLVNALIAQKKPTLFFVGSRTNLQVLNGMQNVMGINAQINKIDKVTGLINSSFNRFNLPVNANELIAKLPPLNSPFGEYKTFPGSEIIMYQRFSGINTERPLLAYNGNLDRKNAVFVGEGLWQWRLEEFSIDSRQFVIDDFFIKTLQLLTIKEDKSKLRVYPLNEKFELDQKIVFEAEAYNNIFEKIYNQSISLSIKSENGTVKNYGFTNTPETSRFELSNLSAGLYSYTATAEILGKKETATGQFMVSNSDIETINVKADFDLLKTLSNENNGDYVYYKNVIELRNSLKSKGLINKVVSNEEMKDLVSLKWILFLLIALASIEWGYRKFLGGY, encoded by the coding sequence ATGAAACCAGAATTAATTCTCCAATCTCCGCTTTGGTATGTATTAATCTGTGTGTTTGTTGCTATAGTTTTTGCTATTTTTACTTATATAAAAGAGAAAAATTACAAAGCTTCTCCCAAATATTTATTAGCGGCCACAAGAGGTTTAATTACTTTTATTCTTTGTTTTTTATTACTAGGGCCATTAGTCAAGTATGTTTCTCAACTTATCATTAAACCCAAGGTTTTGATATTGGTTGACAATTCCCGATCTATGAATGCTTTGGGAATTAAGGCTTTTTTAGAGTTAAAAAATGGGTTGACTGCATTGAGCGACTATTTACAGGAAAATGAATTTGATTATGAGGTAAAAACCCTCAAAAGTGATGAAGTTTTTAAAGATTTTGAAAAAATTAAGTTCGAATTAAATACCACTAATCTTTCTGAAACTTTTTCTGATATTAAAAATAATTATGAAGGTCAGAATATTTCTGATGTGATTTTAGTAAGTGACGGAATAATAAATCAAGGCGTTTTTCCTTCATTTCAAAAATATCCTTTCAATGTTCATACCATTGGTTATGGTGATACCACCAGTGTTAAAGACTTGTCAATCAATGGAATATCCGCCAATAAAATTGCATATTTAGGGAATAAATTCCTGGTAAATGTTGATATTAATTCCACACTTTTAAAGGGGAAGTCAACCATTGTAAATATTAAAAATGGTCAGGGCAAAATTTTACAATCAAAAAACATTATCATTTCACAAACTGATGATTTTCAAACCATTAGCTTTGAACTTCAAGCCGAAAAAGAAGGAAAGCAGCGGTATATCGTTGAAGCAAAAGCATTGGAAGGGGAGTATTCGTTGAAAAATAATGTAAAAGATTTTTTAATTGATGTTGTAAACGGAAAAGAAAAAATCCTTTTGGTGGCTTATGCACCACACCCTGATATAAAAGCCATTAAGTCTATTGTTGAAAAAAATGATTTATTTGAATTAAAAGTGGTAATAGCTCAAAACGTAACCGCAAACCAAATACCCAAAGAGTCATTTGATTTATTGATTCTGCATCAATTACCCGATATGTACGGCAGTAACATCCAGTTAGTCAATGCTTTAATTGCTCAAAAAAAACCAACACTTTTTTTTGTTGGAAGTCGTACCAACCTGCAGGTTTTAAATGGGATGCAGAATGTGATGGGCATAAATGCACAAATCAATAAAATTGATAAAGTCACTGGATTAATCAATTCATCATTTAACAGGTTTAATTTACCCGTAAATGCTAATGAATTAATTGCCAAACTTCCTCCCCTTAATTCGCCATTTGGTGAATATAAAACTTTTCCAGGTTCAGAAATTATCATGTATCAAAGGTTTTCAGGTATAAATACAGAGCGACCGCTATTGGCATATAATGGAAATTTAGATCGGAAAAACGCCGTATTCGTTGGTGAAGGCCTCTGGCAGTGGCGTTTGGAAGAATTTTCTATTGACAGCCGACAGTTTGTAATTGATGATTTTTTCATAAAAACACTTCAACTTCTTACCATAAAAGAGGATAAGAGTAAATTGAGGGTTTATCCTTTAAATGAAAAATTTGAATTAGACCAAAAAATTGTTTTCGAAGCCGAGGCGTACAATAATATTTTTGAAAAAATCTATAATCAGAGTATTTCATTAAGTATAAAAAGTGAAAATGGTACAGTAAAAAATTATGGTTTTACCAATACTCCTGAGACTTCACGTTTTGAACTTTCAAATTTATCCGCTGGATTATATTCTTATACGGCCACTGCTGAAATTTTAGGAAAAAAAGAAACAGCTACGGGACAGTTTATGGTTAGCAATTCTGATATAGAAACAATAAATGTAAAGGCTGATTTTGATTTGTTAAAAACCCTTTCAAACGAAAATAACGGTGACTATGTTTACTATAAAAATGTTATTGAACTTCGTAATAGTTTGAAAAGCAAGGGATTAATTAATAAAGTGGTCAGCAATGAAGAAATGAAGGATTTAGTGAGCCTGAAATGGATTTTATTTCTTCTTATTGCCCTGGCTTCTATCGAATGGGGCTATAGAAAATTCCTGGGAGGATATTAA